DNA from Verrucomicrobiaceae bacterium:
ACCACTCTCCTCGACATTCGCATACCAGTGATCCGGGGCCAAAACGCCCGCGCAGACGTGGTAGGCGAGCGATTTGACGCCTGGAGCCGCATCGAGCCGTTTTTTCATTTCGATGGCCGCAGGAGCAAAACGTCGATTGAAGCCCACCATGACGCTGCCGGTTGTTTGGGCCATTTCCGCGTCGATTTCGGCCAATTCGGCCTCGGTGAGACAAAGCGGTTTTTCGACAAACACCTGCTTCCCGGCCTTCAACGCCGAGATGACCTGCTGCGCGTGCAAATGATGCCGCGTGCCGATCAAAACGGCCTTTCCCGTCGCTTTGGAGGCATCTGTCTCCGCCGCAGCAAAGCCAAACTTTTCCTTTACATGCCGCGCCGAGAGCCCCGTGCCATTCACGATAGTCCCGAACGGAATTTTGCCCTTCAAATGCGGCAGCAGCATCGTGCGGGCGAAGTTGCCGGCACCGATGACGTCGAGTGACGAACAGGCTGAAGACAAAGTGCTTAGTGCGGAGTGCTTAGTGCTTAGTTTTACCTCTGCAGCCTCCGACTGAGCACTAAGCACTGAGCACTGAGCACTTTCATATTCGACCACGATCCCCACTGCGTCTGCGAGCTGGTCATAGGCTGTCGTAATCTCGCTGAAGGCGATGTGCTTCGTCGTCACGGGGCGCAGATCGAGCTGGCCGGTGCGCATGAGTTCGAGGCAGGCTTCAAAGTTGCGGTTCTCCGTCCAGCGGACGTGGCCGATGGGGTAATCGCGACCGCCCCATTCATACTGCGGATCGTAGCGGCCCGGGCCGTAGCTGCGGCTGTATTTGACCGTGATGTCCTTCATGTAGGCGGTCTTCCACGGCAGCTCGGCATCGTGCATGCCGACGATGACCATCGTGCCGCGATCCCGCAGGCAGTTGATCACGGTTTGCGAAACGGAGCCGCCTTTGCCGCCGATGCACACGAGCACGGCATCCACGCCGACGCCATCCGTCCATTCGCGCACGGCGTTTTCGACGCCGGTGGTGACGACACGCTCCGCGCCCATTGCGGTGGCGACTTGGAGCCTTCCTTCGTTCAAATCGGTGGCCATCACGCGTGCGCCTGCGCTTCTGAGCAAGCTCGTGGCGAGCAAACCGATCAATCCTTGGCCGATGACGAGCACGCGCTCGCCCAATCGCACGCCGGACTGCCGCACGCCTTCCATCGAGATGGAGGCGAGCGTCGTGTAAGCCGCCTGCCAGTCTTCCACGCCATCGGGAATCTTCGCCGCGAGCAAATCGGGCACGCCGAGCATCTCGGCATGGTGAGCACACTCCGCACCGCCGCACGCGACGCGGTCGCCGATGCGGAATCGCGGATTCGCCTCATCCACCGCGACGACGACACCCGCCGCGGAGTAACCGAGCGGTGTGGGCGACTCCAAACGATTGCGCACCTTTTCGAGCGCCGCCTTCCAGCCGAGTGTGCGCACGGTATCGAGCACCTTGCGCACCTGATCCGGCCGAGCGCGGGCTTTTTCGAGCAAGGACATGCGTGCTTGATCGACCTTCATCTTCTCCGTGCCCGGTGAGATGACCGTGCACGTCGTGCGCACGACGATCCCACCCGGCGGCGGCACCGGCACGGCAACCTCTTGCAGTTCAAGGCGTCCGTCTTGGTATTGAGCGAGTTGTTTCATGGGGGAAGAAGCGGAGAGTGTTTGTGTCGTCTTCGTCCTTCTACTCGAACTCGTCCTCGATCGTAGCGTGGGCGATGGGTATGGAGAGGACTTCTGTTAAGCGGTGATCGTTGGGCGCGTCAGCGTCGTGGAGTGCGGTGGCAAGCCTTGGCGCGACACCGCTGTCGCGTGCTTGGCGGTTTTCTAAGGACTCAGGGCGTTCTTCCCGCACTCGACAGCGGCGTCGCCGATGCCGGATGGCTCCGGCATCTCTGCCGCACGCACTCCACGACGCTGGCGCGGGTTTTCGAGAGTTTGCTTGTGAAGTGCGGAGTTCATGGACTATGGCGGAGTGCCTGGATCGAGGACGAGTTCGAGTAGGAGGACGAGGACGAAGTCACAGCGTCACAGGACCGCTCGGCGTTTTGTCGAGGAAGGTGCGGTGCCAGAGCTCGGTGGTGAGCAGCGTCCAGAGCCACATGCTGTGATCCTCGCGGCCGGCGCGGTCGTCTTCGATCATGCGGCGGACGACTTTGGCGTCGTGGAGGCCGCGGGAGTTGATCTGGGTGTCGGACAGGAATTCGTCGATGACGGTACGCAGCGGGCCGCGCATCCAACTGCGCAGCGGGCTGTTGAAGCTGGCTTTGGGGCGATAGACGACATCGTGCGGCAGATGTTTGGCACCGATGCGTTTGAGGAGATGCTTCTGGATGCTGCCCTGGATGCGCAGATGCGGCGCGGCGCGGAACATGGCCTCGGCGACGTCTTTATCGACAAGGGGTGGCCGTGTCTCGATGCTGGCGGCCATCGTCGCTTTGTCGCTGTAGGTGAGGTTGTGCTCCGGCAGGAAGACTTGCGTGTCGTTCAAGCACATGCGCGTGAGGTAGCTGAGGCCGGGGGCGTTCAGCGCGGCCTGCTGGCGGAGCCAGAAGGGTGTGGCGTGGTAATTGGCACCGCGATAGAGCTCCGCGAAGCGCTGTGGTGTGAGTGCGAGGTCGGCAGCGAGGTAGCGCTCGGCCTCGGGGAGCGAGGCGTAGCTCATGAAGCGCTTCATCATGCGAGGAAGCAGCAGACCGCGGCTCTTGGTCGCAACGGGCAAGGCATCCACGATGCGTGAGATGCCACTGCGGATGAAGGAAGGCGTGAGGGACTGGAAACGGCCTGCGTGGAGGCAGGCGAGGTGTTTGCGGTAACCGCCGAAGATTTCGTCACCACCGACGCCGTTGAGCAAAACGATGATTCCCATGTCGCGTGCGGCTTGCGAGATGAGATAGGTGTTCACGGCGGCGGGATCAGACAGCGGCTCGTCCATGTGCCAGACCATCTTCGGCAGCAGTTCGGTGATCTTCGGCTCGATCTCGAATTCATGCAGCTTGAAGCCGAACTTGTCGGCCACAACGCGGGCGTAGGTGGCGTCGTCGCTGGCTTTTTCGAACTTCTGGTCCTGCGATGAAAATTTGATCGTGAAGGCGTCGATGCGGCCCGTGTTATGCCGACGCATGAGGGCGCTGATGAGCGAGGAGTCGAGTCCGCCACTCAAAAAAGTGCCCACCGGCACATCGGCGATCATTTGCATCTCGACGGCTTTTTCGACGAGGTCGCCGATCTGCTCGATGGCCTCGTTTTCGTCGGTGAGCGTCTCGGTGGGCTCGAGTTGCCAGTAGCAACGCGTTTCGAGTTTACCGTCCTGCCAGGTGAGCGTGTGGCCCGCAGGGAGCTTGTCGATGCCAAGGAAGCCGGTGCTGGGGGCGATGAGGAAGCGGTTCGGATTGCGCAGCGCCTCGTCATCGCGCTGCGCGGTGACGAAGGGACATGCGAGCAGCGCTTTGATCTCGGAGGCGAAGGCGAGACCACCGCCGCTGGTTTTGGTGAAGTAGAACGGCTTGATGCCGAGCTGGTCACGAGCGGCAAAGAGCCTGCGCTTGTCCAAATCGATCCACGCGAAGGCGAACATGCCGCTGAGTTTGTTCAGGCAGCCTTCACCCCACTCGATGAGCGCAGCGAGGAGCACTTCGGTGTCGCTGCTGCTGCGAAAGGTGTGGCCTTTGGCCTCCAGCTCGCGGCGCAGTTCGCGGTAGTTGTAGATCTCGCCGTTGAAGCTGATCCAGTGCCTGCCGCAACTGCTGCGCATGGGCTGCGCACCACCGGGCGAGAGATCCACGATGGCGAGGCGGTTGTGCGCGAGGCCGCTGTTCATCTCCGCGAACCACTGCACGCCGGAAGCGTCGGGTCCGCGGTGGCGCATGGTTGCGTTGATGCGCTCCAGCAGAGTGGAGTCACCGCAGTTGAGAAAGCCGGCGATGGAGCACATGAGCGGTTATTTCAACGAAGTGACTAGCCACCGGTGTTTGCCGGCGCTGGTTTGTTCGACGTGATCGGTGACGCGGAGAGTGAGCGTGAAATCATCGCCGAGTTTTTGCATCAGGCCGCTGTGGATGACGGCTTCGCGGTCGCGGGACCAGTTTGGAGAGGGGAGAAGGTGGCATTCGGCCTCTCCGGGTTGGTGCTGATGGAACTGCACGGCGAGCAGACCGTCAAAGAGGTCGTCGTGCATGTTGATGGCGGTGAGGGAGATGCGGCGACCGGTGCGGCTGATGAGGAATTCGTAATCGCGACCGGTGATGGCCTCGACGACACGCCACGAGGCAGATTCGGCCACTCTGGCGAAGTCACCGGTGCGGTAGCGGATGAGCGGCATGACGTGATTATGAAACGAGGTGCCGATGATCTCGCGGTTTCCAGCGGCGTCGGCTTCACCGAACTCGACGAGGCCGTAGGTGGGCCAAAAATGCAGCGCGGTGCTGCCGGGACGCTGCGCGGCGAGCACGACGCGCTCGCTGTGGCCATACCAGTGCATGATGGGCACTTTGAAGTAAGCCTCAAGCAGGCGCTGCGCTTCGGCGCTGAGTTTTTCAGAGCCGCAGAGCAAGGAGGTGAGCGGAAAGTCGAGTTTGATGCCCAACTGCATGAGCATGAGCGCGGCGCTGGGATAGCAGAGCAGATGCTTTGGCTGAAAGCGGTTCAGCTCACGTGCATAGTCGCTGAGGCGTGCCGCAGTGAGGTGGGAAGAGGAAAGCACAAGCCAGTCGCGTGTGGCGTCGTGATAGCGGATGGTGCCATCTGCACGGGTGGAGGTGACGCCGCCACGAATGACGGCGACGCGGTCTCCGTGCCGATAGCCGCAGCGTGCCCAGGTGGCGTCGAGGTAGGCCTGCTCTTTGGGTCGGCTGATGCCTTTATGCAGATCAAAACCGACTGGAATGCCGCTGGAGCCGCCGGTGGTCATGGGGAGGCGTTCATGACGCAAAGCGGGATTGGCGAGGTTTTCGCGTTCACGGAGCAATTCGTCCTTGGTGAGCAGCGGATAGGCCGAAAGCTGCTCCAGCGACTCAAACCGCGTGGGATCGACGCCGTGCTCGGCGAAGCGTTTGGCATAAAAAGGAGCCTTTGAAGCCGCGAGGAGCGATTCACGCACCGCTGCGGTCTGATAGCGACGAATCGCGTCTGCGTCCCAGTTTTCGACCTCGCGTGCGTCACGCTGAAAGGTCGGAAATGCCGGTCCATTCCGCCACGAGGCCGGGATGGCGCGATAGACCGTGCCCGCGAGCAGCTTCACAGGCTGCGGCGCACTCTCATAGAGCTTCAGTAGCGGATAGAGGCTGTCTTCGAGGTGCATGCGGTGGGCACGCGGGGACTCAGGCGAGGCGGAGGCCAAGGGGCACCAATTTTTCGAAGTCCGTGCGATTCTCCGTGGCAAGTGGTGCGTCCGCGAGGATGGCACAGGCTGCGATGAGGCAGTCGGCGAGTGAGCGTTTGCGACGACCTGTTTCACGGAAAAGTTTCGCGCCAAGTTCTGCTTGGCCATCGCTCATCGGGTGCTGAGCACTGATGAGCAACCGAGCGCTGGCTTCTTCCTCATGAGTCAGTGAGCCGCAGAGAAACTCTGCCCAAACGAGGACGCTGATTTCAAAGAGGTCGCCACAAGCCAGCCATTCCAAGAACTTTTGATTTGGGACTGTTCCAGGTTTTTGCGCCCCGATCAGAAAATTTGTGTCCAGATGAATGATCATCGTAGGAGGAGGAGATCAGCGACGAGATTCGTGGACGACTCTTTGCCACTCATCGAAGTCCACTCCGCGCGCAGCGAGACTTTTTTGCAGCTTTTCAGCTGCTTCGAGGCGAATGGCGATGTCGGAATTTGATGCGGGGGCGGCCGCTTTGACCGCACGCTTGATGACTTCAGCCTCTGGGGCATTCCAGAGCTGCGCAAGGCGGCTGATGACCGTGGAGGTCTCGAGATCGAGGGTGTAGGTCGTTGTCATGCGACGAGGGTATGAGCCGGGAAAGGAAAGTCAACGCAGCACTCGCAGCGCGGCGGGCACCTGATTCCTACTGAAGCACGCAGACGTAGTTCGAGACGCCACGGAAGTACTCCTGGTCTTCGTAGTAGTGGTCGAGGTGCAAAAGCCGTCCGCCGGGCGTGACGCGGTAGAATTTGAAACCGCTGGAGGTGAGCAGATTCCAAAAATCGCGGAAGTAAGTGCGGGAATTGATGTTGCCACCGCCAAACTCAAAGGAAAGGGCGCGGATGCGGCGGTTTTTCAGCGCTGCGGCAGCACCTTCGAGCACGGAGTATTCATGGCCTTCGACGTCCATTTTTAGGAAGTCGATGGTCGTCAAGCTTTCGAGGTGCATGATCTCGTCGATCGTGGTGGTGGGCACGCTACTGACGAGATACTTTTCCTCAGCGAAGTAGGATTCGCCACGGGCGTGCAGGGACGCGGAGCCGTCGGTGGGACTGGAGGCGTAGAAGTCGGCAACACCACTTTGGTGGGAGCACGCTTTGCCGATGATGGTGGCGTTGGGGATGTGCTTGTCGAATAGCTGCTTGATGCACTCCTGCGAAGGCTCAAAAAGGAAGAGCCGCGCCTGGGGCTGATACTTGTGCATGAACACGGACCATTCCCCGATGTTGGCACCCACGTCGAAGATGACGGGCGCTTTGGAGGTGATCTGCTGGCTGGCACAGGCGACTTCTGACTCCAGGTCCCAGCCTGTGCCGGAGCCGCGTCCGAGGAGGAAGTTCACATACGCGTCGATGCCACGGGTGATCTTTTCGAGCGGTCCTGCGGTGAGGATGCTGGAAAGAAGGGGCGACACCTTTTTGGCGGCACGATTGAGGAGTCCGGCTTTATGCAGTTGCATGGAGGTGGAGAAAACGTAGCGCGGCGATGGCGGCACCGCAACCGTTGTCGATGTTGACGACGGTGAGGCCGCTGGCGCAGGAGTTGAGCATGGTCAGTAATGCGGCAATGCCGCCGAGGCTGGCCCCGTAGCCGACGCTGGTCGGCACGGCGATCACAGGCGCGGCGACGAGGCCGCCGATGACGCTGGGCAATGCCCCGTCCATGCCTGCGACGGCGATGATGAGGCTGGCACTGCGCAGGAGGTCGAGTTTGGAAAGCAGGCGGTGCAGACCGGCGACGCCGACATCCGAAATGCGGGTGACTTTGGCTCCGCCGAATTCCAGCGTCTGCGCAGCCTCTTCAGCAACGGGTTGATCACTGGTGCCTGCGCTCACGACGAGGATGGGGGCTTGTTTAAAGTCACGCTCCATTTGGCCGATGCGGTAGAGACGCGAGACGCTATCATACACGCCCGTGGGGAAGCGCTGGGCGAGCTCGGCGGCGATTGGTGCGCTGACTCGCGTGGCGAGGGCGCTGCCATTCCCGGCGAGCAGCGCAGTGAGTGCGTCGGTGATCTGGTTGAGCGTTTTACTCTCTGCAAAGACAGCCTCGGGAAAGCCCTGGCGGATGAGGCGGTGCGTGTCGGTGAGCACGTCGCCCACTTCGGCAAAGGGGAGCGTGCGCAGGCGCTCGAGCGCGGCATCCGCAGCCAGTTTGCCCTGACTGACTTGGGAAAGGAGATCGCGGAGGCGGGCTTCGTTCATGCGGAGCGAGCGGTGAGGACTTCGTTCATACTGCCAGAGCGCAGGCCAACGAGGTCGAGGGTGATGTACACATACCCGAGGGCTTTCAGGGCGGTGGTGATGGCGATACGTTCTTCCAAGGCATGACTGAGTTCAGCCTCTGGCACTTCGATGCGTGCTACATCGCCATGGTGACGGACACGGAGTTCACGGAAGCCCAGGTGATAGAGCGCGGCTTCGGCTTGTTCGATGGTGGAGAGCAGTTTCGGCGTCACCGCCGTGCCATAGGGCACGCGGGAGGCGAGGCAGGCTGCGGCAGGTTTGTCCCAATTCGGCAGTTCGAGTGCTTGAGCGGCTTCACGGACGTTTTTTTTGGTGAAACCGAGTTCGTGGAGTGGACTGAGGATTTGGAGTTCACGAGCCGCCGCGCGGCCTGGGCGTAGGTCGAGCGTGTCATCGGCGTTCATGCCATCCAGAACATGTGGGATGCCGTTTTGAGCCGCAAAGTGACGTAGGGCGCGGTACACGTTATCTTTACAGAAGTAGCAGCGATTGGGCGCATTGGCCTGATACTGCGGATCGTCCGTTTCAGTCGTGGGGAGCTGTTCTAAGCGCGCACCAAGGTTTTGTGCGAGCGCGATGGCCTCTTGCTTTTCGCTTTGAGAAAGGCTGGGAGATACGGCGAGCAGCGCGATGACGTTTTCACGACCGAGCGTGTACAGGGCTGCCTTGAGCACGAGCGTGCTATCTACGCCTCCGGAGTAGGCGACAACGACTTGGCCGAGGGGGTGGAGCCATTGTCGGAGCGATTGAAGCTGTGTTTCAGGCGTCAAATTGATCGAGGACTTGGTCGAGAGTGGCGAGATCGACTTGGAGATTGGCTGCGAGATTTCCTTGGGCTTCAGTTGTTTGATCAATGACTGCGCCATAACGCAGACCGGTCTGGGTGGCATAGACGGCGTAGCAATTGTTGACGTAGGCACCGGCGAATAGCTCGATGAGAGCGGTGCCGGGTCGGCAGAAGGCGAGATTGGCGAGGGCTGCACCATGCACGGCGACGATGAGGTCGGCTTCGGCAAAGAGGGCCATCTGCTGGGCGACGGAGAAGGAGTCTGCCTGTACAGTCTGAAAGCCTCTGGCATGGAGCCTAGACTGGAGTGCCTCTTCATTGAGGACGCGGCGGTAGGAGGCGTCTTGGCGGGAAATGTAGAGCCGACGTGAGGCTACGGGTGAAGTCGGCGTGCGGTGTGTGCGGGCGAAGTCGCGCATGAAGGCGGAGAGCCAGGGCGGAATGCCGCGTTTGATGAGGGAGGGGCTGCTGACGACGAGTTGGTGTGCCTGGAAGTGGCCGCGAGGGGAGGTGGGGACGCATTTTTCCGGTGAGATGCCTAGCATTCGCAGGGTCTCGAGATGAAAGCGGGCGGGCGAGGCGGGGATGAGCCAATGATCGACGGATGCGGGGTCGAGTGCGAGTGCGGGGAGGAGTGCGAGTTTGGGCAGGGCGAAGAGCATCCAGTGGTAGTAATTGCTGACGGAGAGAGCGAGGAGACTGACGGTGAGCCCCCTGAGCTGAGTGGGAGGAGGAAGCCGCCACTGGCTGTAAATGGAGTGGTTAGAGAGGGTTTCCGGGGAGAAGGCGCGTGCCATTTCCATGGAGAGTTCGGCGATGAGTTGGTCCGAGCTGCTGATGACGGCACCGTTGGGGCCATAGACGCGAGCTTGTTCGAGGATGGCGATTTTGGCGGCTTCGTAGTCGCGGTGTGTGAGCAGGCTGTCGATGAGTGATTTGCCATCTGGGCGAATGTGATTTTGCGGTGGCTGGATGGGTGGGGCTTGGCCGGCGGGGAATGCCTCGATGCAGGTGGCCAGGCCGGTGGCTTCCTCGACGGTGACTGCGATGTGGCGGGGTGGACCAAGTTGGAGGGATGATCCGGGGAGTCGCCGCAGGAGGACGCCGGGGATGAAGTTGCGCAGTTTCCACAAGAGCCTGCGGCAGGTGATGAGGGACTGCCAGAGTGGTCTCTGAAGTAGGGTGGGTATCTTGCTGGCAAAGTGCCGAAGGATGAACTGTTTGAGGTGCTGCATCAGGGAGTGCCGGTGGCGAGGTCTTTTTGGAATTTCGGCGTGATGTCGCGGATGAAGCTGAGGAGCATGCGTAGGGTCTCGGCGTCGTCACGCGGACGCTCGCCAGTCTTCCGTGGGTCCATACCTTGGGTGACGAAGGCCATAGCGGAGGGATAGGCCCAGCGGTGATTGATGCCGGAGAAGACGCTGTCTTTGAAGCTAAGCCACTGGCGTGCGAAGTCACTGGTGGTGGTGACGCCTTTGCCGACGAACCAGTAGATGTAGTGGGCGCGGATGAGGCGCTTTTTGCCTTCCGTGCGTTGATCGAGCTTTTCGAGGGCGAGGTCGCGGACATGCAGCGTGGTGCCGTTTTTCATCTCAATAGGGCGGACGGTGGAGCTGGTGATGGTCCAACCCTGGCCGGGGAGGCAGACTTCAGGCCGATGTATGGCCCGCGTATCCTGCCCAGCGATGACGAGGGATACATGGAGTGTGTCATTGGCTGCTGCATCACGGTAAGCTCTCTTAATGAGTGTGGAGTCAGCCGGGAGAAGCTTGATTTCCATCTCGGAGGCTTTTTCCTCACTGCCGACAAAAGAACCAGCTACAAACGGAAGCTGAGATATCACCCCACTATCGTCCCCTCCACGTGCTGAGGCAGAAAAATGACACAGGAGTGCTGTCGCTGCACACAGGACAAAAATAAGTAAAGAACGCCAAATCATGGAACAGCAGTGCTAACGCGACGGGAGACTGTACGAGCTCCGGTTTGGGGTTTGCGGCTCCAAAAGCGGTCCATGAGCCAGGAAATGCTCTGAAGCCCAGCTAAGGCAACGAGGAAAGTCACGATGCCAGTGAGGAAGTGAAAGGTGGAGACCTCTTGCTCTGCACTGCCTATTGCGAACTCCTGCCCCATGAAGGTGGAGGTGCCGAGCAAAATGAGAATGCGCACCATGTTCGCGATGATGGCGAGTGGGAAGGTGGTGAAAAAGAGCACCCAACGCTGCAGTAGCCCGTTTTGGCGGAAATAACTGAATAAGGCACCGACAAACATCAGCGCAAAAAGGCTGCGCATGCCGGAGCAGGGACCTTCGATGTTCAGACTGAAGACGTCGCCCAATTCGCGTCCCGCAGCAGCGTTTGGAGGCGATAGAAGCGAGGTCCCTTCCTGCACCACGCCGACACCGAGCAGGCTGAGCACGCCACTTGTGAGATCGAGCATGAGATAACGGAGCTTGATGGCAAGGCTGCTCTCCAAAAAGATGAGGGGGAAGGCAAAACCTAACATGAGCCAAGGGAAAACACCTTCCCAAGCACGCCGCAAGCCCATTAGCGCCACCGCCATGCCCGCTGCTACTAGCATGATGCCTGCGTAGCCGAAGTAGAAGATATTCGCCAGATAACCGAGGAAGTAGAATAGCAGTCCCAGGATGACGATGGCAAAACCGACATTGGATGGCCGAGCAGGCACCGCCGCGATCTGCTCACGCCGCCGCCAGAGGATGAACAAGGCCACCGGCAGTGCCAGCGCTCCGTGCTGCCACGTGGGATTCTGCCAGTACATCGCAATATTCGCGAGGATGGTCTTTTTCTCGGCACCGTAGCCAGCCGCATACGGCAGCATGCGAGTGAGCAATGCGGCAGAGATGGCTAGGAGCGAGCAGGGGATGAACTTTGACTTCATTTAGCGCGCGCGTTCAGACGAGACTTGGCGTTGCATAAAAGCAACATTTGGAAGAGAAGGTTCGAGATGACTCTGCTCATATTCAAAGTGAATCAACTGGGGGACAACGTGGTATTTCTGCCGTTAGTGCAGGCCCTGAGAGCATGCCTGCCACATTGGCGGATCGTCGTGGTAACGAGCAGCGCAGCATCCACTCTCTATGAGATTTGTTGTCCAAATGCGGAGATTGTAGAGAAGGTTACGAAGGATTTTAATACTGCATGGCGCAGCCCCCTCGAACTGAAACGATTGACGCTAACCATGCGTGATCTGAAGCCCGATGCGTGCCTCTTGGGAGATGACCAGGGAAATGTGGCGCACCTCATCGCTCGGTTATCTGGAGCGAAGATATGCGTGGGACCACTCACGAAAAAAGTACGTGTAAATGTTTTGCTCCACGAGCGAGTGCCTCCACCACCCGGAATGCACGTGGCCTGGCATAATTGGGAGATTGCTCAAGTTTTGCTGCGCCGTCTTGGGCTGCCTGAGTTGCCAGCAGCGCCTCCGCCGCCAGATCTGAGTTTTTTTGGTCGCGAAGATCATGGTGCCATCGTAATCCACGCTGGTGCTAGCCGCGCTTACAAGCGCTGGCCGCTCGAAAATTACGTGGAACTGGCAAATCGATTGGCAAGGCAAAACAAAGTGATTTGGATGGATCAAAATCATTCGCAGGAGGAGGCGCTTCATCCGGGGGTTCAACGACTGAGCGCAGGCAGCCTTGGGAGCTTTGTGCGACTTCTGGCAGGCGCATCTTATTTTATCGGCAACAACTCTGGCCCCATGAATCTGGCGTCTGCATTAGGTGTGCCCAGTACGATTTTTAATGGGCCATCCACTCCGAATTGGGATCCACCTTGGCATGCTGAACGGTTTGAACTGCTGCGAGACTCCGCACTTAGCTGTCAACCTTGTGATTTGCTTACGCATCCGGTGAATGCATGTCAAAATAAGGTTCAGCCGATGATATGCATGCTGCGATGGACGGTGGAGGAGGTCTTCAATCGCGTGCGGCGCAGGGTTCCAGAGCTTGGTTAGTTTGCTTCGCGGTGAATTAGGTAAAGATTTCCATCCCGAGGCTCAACTTCTTTATATCCCGCGTCATCCAGCCATTTCACCAAAGCGGAGAGGCTGTCACCGAACTCCCTAAGATGGTCATCATAGCCTTCGATGACAAGAGTGGGGTGAAATTGCTTTATAAGCCTCGCCATTCCCCGAAGAACACGAAGCTCAGCTCCTTCGACATCGATTTTCACAACAGATAAGGGCAGTTCTCCAAGATGAGAGGGAAGCCAATCGTCAAGAATGACTGATGAAACGATGATCGCATCCTGAATCGTTTCCATTGCAAGGCGTGAGTGCCCCGTGTTTTCCTGATCCAAGCGAAATTTCAATTCCCCTGTGATATCAGAAGCCGCGACGCTATGTAGATGGATTCTTTCGGTGAGTTGGTTGTGTGCAATAGACTCGGATAAAAGAGCTGCAATTTGAGGATTCGGTTCGATGGCTATGACCTGTGCATGAGGTCGCCTATGAGCAATCTCGAGTGAAAAGTATCCCACATTGGCACCAACATCGAGGAAGCAGCCATGTTCAGGCATATGCTTCAAAAGAAACTGTGAAGTGGTTTTCTCCATTTCACCAAAAAGTTTCAGAGAACGAGAGGTGTAATCGATACCATTATTCGCTCTCATAGTCCAACCACCACGCGTATCCACCCAAGAACATGATTTGGCTAAATAGTCGCCAAATGCGCGTCCGAAGGTTTTACGCATAAGCCAATCCCTGCCCCGCAGGAATGGCCACCGTTTCGCCACGGCATGAAGAAGGCGAAAAGTGAAAGGCGAGGTTTGCCAGTCGTTATTTCTAGTTTGCTGATTCATATTTATGCTGACTTTGACCTGATAACCATTGACCCAAAATCCAATGAGCAGTGCTGGCAGATGTCTGTCTCACGCAAAATTTCTCCGCGATCGATCTAGAGGCAGCCCCCATAGGCCCCCAGCGGGCTGGAGTTTTCATCAAGGATCCAAGTGTGCGGGCAAAGCTTTCGACATCATATGGATTAAAGATGTGACCATTTTTCCCTTCTTGCACCAAGTTGTAGGATGCACCGGCGAACTGACTGATGAGCAGCGGTAAACCCGTAGCTGCTGCTTCTTGGGCTACGACACCATAGGTATCCCCGCGAGTTGGAAAAACGAATAAATCGGCATTTTGAAACTCTTGGACGAGTTCTAGTCCCTTCTTAATCCCGGTAATCACAGTGTTTGAGGTGAGGCCATGTTCCTGAACTACACTGCTAACCCAGTCAGAAGAAGCATAACC
Protein-coding regions in this window:
- a CDS encoding bi-domain-containing oxidoreductase; this translates as MKQLAQYQDGRLELQEVAVPVPPPGGIVVRTTCTVISPGTEKMKVDQARMSLLEKARARPDQVRKVLDTVRTLGWKAALEKVRNRLESPTPLGYSAAGVVVAVDEANPRFRIGDRVACGGAECAHHAEMLGVPDLLAAKIPDGVEDWQAAYTTLASISMEGVRQSGVRLGERVLVIGQGLIGLLATSLLRSAGARVMATDLNEGRLQVATAMGAERVVTTGVENAVREWTDGVGVDAVLVCIGGKGGSVSQTVINCLRDRGTMVIVGMHDAELPWKTAYMKDITVKYSRSYGPGRYDPQYEWGGRDYPIGHVRWTENRNFEACLELMRTGQLDLRPVTTKHIAFSEITTAYDQLADAVGIVVEYESAQCSVLSAQSEAAEVKLSTKHSALSTLSSACSSLDVIGAGNFARTMLLPHLKGKIPFGTIVNGTGLSARHVKEKFGFAAAETDASKATGKAVLIGTRHHLHAQQVISALKAGKQVFVEKPLCLTEAELAEIDAEMAQTTGSVMVGFNRRFAPAAIEMKKRLDAAPGVKSLAYHVCAGVLAPDHWYANVEESGGRVLGEACHMLDLACYLLGTPKRVSAQPLGPDTAAAQVEFENGHTFQLIYTAEGDSSFPKETIRAFAPGLILDCENFMKLSIWKSRKQQTLKYTSKGHAEEMAAWSSYLNGERDHPLPYAQSWQSMALTFAVLRSIREAHTVMLGA
- the asnB gene encoding asparagine synthase (glutamine-hydrolyzing), coding for MCSIAGFLNCGDSTLLERINATMRHRGPDASGVQWFAEMNSGLAHNRLAIVDLSPGGAQPMRSSCGRHWISFNGEIYNYRELRRELEAKGHTFRSSSDTEVLLAALIEWGEGCLNKLSGMFAFAWIDLDKRRLFAARDQLGIKPFYFTKTSGGGLAFASEIKALLACPFVTAQRDDEALRNPNRFLIAPSTGFLGIDKLPAGHTLTWQDGKLETRCYWQLEPTETLTDENEAIEQIGDLVEKAVEMQMIADVPVGTFLSGGLDSSLISALMRRHNTGRIDAFTIKFSSQDQKFEKASDDATYARVVADKFGFKLHEFEIEPKITELLPKMVWHMDEPLSDPAAVNTYLISQAARDMGIIVLLNGVGGDEIFGGYRKHLACLHAGRFQSLTPSFIRSGISRIVDALPVATKSRGLLLPRMMKRFMSYASLPEAERYLAADLALTPQRFAELYRGANYHATPFWLRQQAALNAPGLSYLTRMCLNDTQVFLPEHNLTYSDKATMAASIETRPPLVDKDVAEAMFRAAPHLRIQGSIQKHLLKRIGAKHLPHDVVYRPKASFNSPLRSWMRGPLRTVIDEFLSDTQINSRGLHDAKVVRRMIEDDRAGREDHSMWLWTLLTTELWHRTFLDKTPSGPVTL
- a CDS encoding phenylacetate--CoA ligase family protein; translation: MASASPESPRAHRMHLEDSLYPLLKLYESAPQPVKLLAGTVYRAIPASWRNGPAFPTFQRDAREVENWDADAIRRYQTAAVRESLLAASKAPFYAKRFAEHGVDPTRFESLEQLSAYPLLTKDELLRERENLANPALRHERLPMTTGGSSGIPVGFDLHKGISRPKEQAYLDATWARCGYRHGDRVAVIRGGVTSTRADGTIRYHDATRDWLVLSSSHLTAARLSDYARELNRFQPKHLLCYPSAALMLMQLGIKLDFPLTSLLCGSEKLSAEAQRLLEAYFKVPIMHWYGHSERVVLAAQRPGSTALHFWPTYGLVEFGEADAAGNREIIGTSFHNHVMPLIRYRTGDFARVAESASWRVVEAITGRDYEFLISRTGRRISLTAINMHDDLFDGLLAVQFHQHQPGEAECHLLPSPNWSRDREAVIHSGLMQKLGDDFTLTLRVTDHVEQTSAGKHRWLVTSLK
- a CDS encoding PIN domain-containing protein yields the protein MIIHLDTNFLIGAQKPGTVPNQKFLEWLACGDLFEISVLVWAEFLCGSLTHEEEASARLLISAQHPMSDGQAELGAKLFRETGRRKRSLADCLIAACAILADAPLATENRTDFEKLVPLGLRLA